The Thermoanaerobaculia bacterium DNA window GCCCGCCTCGGCGCCGACGAGATATCTGTGCCGCCGGGCGCGGGTGTCATGGCCGCGGCGCTGCTGAAGATCCACCCGGCGTTCGAGCCGCGGCGTCGGAATCCGAAGTTCGAGAAACGGATTGGCCCGTAAAGCCATGGGAGAAGCCCACGCCAACGCCCGGTTGGAAGCGTTCTGCGACGGGGTGTTCGCGATCGCGCTGACGCTCCTGATCATCGACATCAAGCTCCCCTCGACGGACAGTATTGGCAGCACCGCCGAATTCTGGCGCGCGCTCCAGCACCTGGCGCCCTCCGTGTTTGCGTTCGTGCTGAGCTTCGGCATCATCCTCGTCACCTGGGTGAATCACCACGGCGCGCTCGGGCTGGTGAACAAGACATCCGCGTCGTTCATCTATGCCAACGGCTTCCTGCTGCTGACCGTCGTGTTCATCCCGTTTCCGACGTCGTTGCTGGGCACGTTTCTCTGGACGGACCACGCCGCTCCCGCCGTCGTCTTGTACGACGCCGTCCTGGCCGTTCAGGCGATCGGCTGGATCCTCGTCACGGGCGCGGCGCTGAGGAACCATCTCGTCAGGGACGAAAGATCGAAATCGACGATGCGCGAAAACAACAGAAACGGGTACGGGGCCTTCGTGCTCTACTCTCTGCTCGCCATCACGGCCTTCTGGTTTCCGACCGCCATCGCCATCGTCACCACCGTGTCCTGGATCTTCTGGCTGACGCTGGGGATCAGGATGAAACGCGCGTGAGGGAAGGGGGGCCAGGCGGGGAACCTGCCCGGCGCGATACGTCTGAAACTCCGACACGGGAACTGGTTTTTCGCTCTCCAGGCTTCTGGCCAGCGCGGCAGGGGATAGGGGCTCCCGACGTCCGGGATGGGCCGGCCATCCGCGGCCACCCTTCTGGCGTAGAGGATACAATTCCGTCCAATAGATACAATCCCGTCAAAAGGAGGAAGCCTGAGCCTCCTGGGCGCCCGTCTCGGCCCTTATCAGATTCTTTCGCCCCTCG harbors:
- a CDS encoding TMEM175 family protein, which encodes MGEAHANARLEAFCDGVFAIALTLLIIDIKLPSTDSIGSTAEFWRALQHLAPSVFAFVLSFGIILVTWVNHHGALGLVNKTSASFIYANGFLLLTVVFIPFPTSLLGTFLWTDHAAPAVVLYDAVLAVQAIGWILVTGAALRNHLVRDERSKSTMRENNRNGYGAFVLYSLLAITAFWFPTAIAIVTTVSWIFWLTLGIRMKRA